A section of the Mangifera indica cultivar Alphonso chromosome 12, CATAS_Mindica_2.1, whole genome shotgun sequence genome encodes:
- the LOC123192492 gene encoding COX assembly mitochondrial protein 2 homolog, giving the protein MHPPLTLHRHPMCAEIIEEFQKCHMDHPIGKFFGDCTKLKIKLDRCFRQEKAVKRKANFEQSKKLRERLQGLRKENAEAEA; this is encoded by the exons atGCATCCTCCTTTGACGTTGCATAGACACCCCATGTGTGCCGAA ATTATTGAGGAGTTTCAGAAGTGTCATATGGACCATCCTATTGGGAAATTCTTTGGTGATTGtacaaaactcaaaataaaGCTTGATCGATGTTTTCGACAAGAA AAAGCAGTGAAGCGCAAGGCAAACTTTGAGCAAAGTAAGAAATTGAGAGAAAGGCTTCAAGGATTGAGGAAGGAAAATGCTGAAGCAGAAGCTTAA